Genomic window (Lycium barbarum isolate Lr01 chromosome 2, ASM1917538v2, whole genome shotgun sequence):
GGGGAACTTGCCTTAAAAGTTGGAAGGAATCCTCGGCGGAAAAGCTCTTCAAGTATTCCGGAGTTAATACAACACCAAATGAATAATATAGTTTTCAAATGATATAAAAGCTAGTTAAAATATTGTTATGTCAATATAGAAACATGGATTATAAACATGGCTTAGgcttttcattttccttttgtattatttatcattattaaaataataaaattttCTAGCCATAGACAGTGACGATGTAAATAATGTTATATTATCAATATATTTTAAGCTATCATATAAGGTCATTTGCCATATTTCTCATGTCACTAATATCACAATTATCTATTATTAGCTTTTGAATCCCATAATAATGTAAATGTTCGTTCACAATTATTCTCTTTAACAGTCTATAAAGTACACATTGACAAGCGTATGTCAAagttaatactccctccatctgTTTTTATTTGTCATGTATTGATTTGGCACACCCCTTAAGTAATTATAAATATTAAATATAATGTCAATTTTATTATATCAGCCCTTATTATTATAAAGTCATCTAATGATTGAGATCAAGTAAACACACTTTAAAAGTTGTGTAGCCACTAACAATTCATTTAAATTTTCAACCCAATAAttaatagtaagaataaaataggtttgaaatgataaattatctcttAACTTTTTAAATTTAACAAATAAAACTAAACATCTATTTTTACTATAgagaacaagtaaaaatgaatggACGAGCAACGTTATTCCGCAGTTTTCCTTTGGTATATCTTAACAGAtaaaatttgtaaaaatttctCATCAAAGTgcattcaccccccccccccccccccccgccccggTGACTTTGAATCTGCCCATAAAAACCGATGCATTTGTTTAATGCGATGTGGATACTTACGCAGAAGTGTGTGTAAAATGCATTCTTTTGTCTGGTATAATTGTCCAAATGGATTTAGCATGTTATTGACTTCAAGACTAGACTAATTGATAAAGCTTCTGCAAAGTTAAAAATGCTTATTCTAAAAGGTTGAGGTATTTAGCCATACTttagagagagaaaatatttttatACAGTAGCAGAAGTCAGTTTcaaaaacaggaaaaaaaaaaaaattacccaaACATCTTGAATTAGTTCAGCACAAATTACTGATCTAATATTGACAAAAGtaatttttcaaattaattagtcaaataaagcacttttcaaaataaacaaATTTTAAAAGATTGACCAAACATGCTATAAATATTACAATTATATCCGAAATATTTTAGGGTCTGTTTgtaaagccacctggtaattggaattggtgtaattattagggtagtaattacatagCCTAGTAATACATAGTATTGTAATTATAACGACTTGTTTGtatgtcataacgtaattacaagcGTAttatttggttgcacaagtgtaattacacagttagttcaatttaaaaataaaatttaataatcaaaaataaaaaattaatatttgaaaaatatgtgcctttataaatgatattaaaataGGTATTTAATAACAcgttgtttcttgaaaatatgttaattattaatcatatagttgtaactaatattgtaaaaaaattattgatatatttttcaaattaataatattttaattttaattaattataaaaattaaaagcagattttgatttttttttttttttgtgagaacatcatggattaAATGcttgacaaaaaaataattttataaatataatgccataacattattcaaatgtttgacgaAAAAAAATCTATCAACTGTATGTGAAAAATAAACAGCATGCAATGTTAAATAACAAGTCAAaagtactaaagcaaataaattaaaatcgaacatataacctaaattcaaaatctaatttttttttttaaatataatattCTTATGTCAAACTCCAATATTACATAAGTAAATTCTaatgtaacttaagtaaatataatttaaaagaaaggaaaaatataagtctataacatcattcacaacgaaattctactttaataatatcactcattatatgtcaagtttgttaatgactcattttttctaatattaagagctgtagtttcaaaaattagaataataacacaatTTATGCAaagttaataataaaaaaaattcaagcaaCTGCAttgaatcacaagaagtaaaggttgaagTGAGATGAAAGAAAATGATAGATAAATAATATAaaacaaaaatattttaaaaataaaaataattaaaaagaagaaagaaaaaattaaattaatatcaattaaaagaaattaaaaataatcttgtaattacagggtgtaattacacctaaTTCTCAACTCCCCTTGACAATTAGAGAGTacaattacaccctctcaattacaccaaATTCCCACCTAAACTattaattacttggtcaaacaaacaaaTCAAACTGTTTAATTACATCCAATTTCAATTACTAGGGTGGCTTTCGAAACAGCCCCTTAACTTACAAAGGGCATAAAAATCAATCAATATATGGGGAATACATTTATGTCTTAAAATAGTCAAAATATGAGCAACACATTCTGTAGCCCCACAAGTTTGGTCTTCCTAGACTTCAACTTGGGCAATCACCCGGTGGGCATGGTACAGTATGGTACTATATTTGAAACTTAAATTCGGTAACTTTGGTTTTCAGTGTCTAAAAATATTATACCATTATCATACCCAAATAATTCGATATGGTTCGATATTTCTAAGTTCGATTCGGTATTTTTCGATATGATAATTCGATATAATTTATTCGACTTCAACTTACATATATGCTCATATAATAAAAGATTATGACTTCAATTTTTTAAGGAACGTTTCAATTATGAAActaacaccttacacatgtagacatattcaaaagaaagtacaaataATTTTCTTCGTTATTCAATTATACAAAAATGACATTTGAATCACAATAGAGTAGTCAAAGTTATAAAGTCTAACATTAACCAAAATTAAACATAATCCAAAATGACATTTGAATCACAATAGAGTAGTCGAAGTTGATTGATTGAGATgtattttttatacaaaaattAGTCTATATATTtaataatattaaataaaatatatatgaattgtatatgtactATAAACTTCAATATGGTATACGATATCTCGATATTCTTTTTATAAATACCGAATATCATACCAAATAATATTAAAACACATATTAAATACCTTATTATCAAAACCACAGCATTAAAAAACTTAGTTTCGGTATGGTATTCGATATACCTACCATGCCTCAACCCACCCACCCCCCGGGCCCCTGCAGGCTGAGGCTATCTAGACTAGAATTTAAAAAATACTGCAAAACAGAAATAGGGAATTGCTTGAAAGAGTAAAGCAGAGCTATAAGCGAAATAGAAAGGATAAATACTTAAAAATGCCAATAAAAGTGTTTAACCAGATCAGATAAAACCGATCTGAATTTAATTCAATCAAAAATTGATTATGAGAATCTGTAACCTCTGCTGTGATAAAGGTCTGCATGACAAAATACCCTTAAAACAAGGGAATGATAAAATTGCAGGTTCAAAGTTCTACCCCGCTCAAAATTTTTAAATTATTCAAAAGGGGCAGGGAAAACATAAAACATCCACCCCAAATGTATCTTCgaattgaacttcaaaaaggaTTTTCATCATAATCTATTTCTAAAACGGACGTTGTTAAGGTCTGATTTAGGCACCACCGGAGCCGTATTTCTTTCCAAAGACGATGACCTGAAGCTTGTCATAACCTGCCAACACACCAGCACCAGCAACGGCACGGAGGACGTTAGCACCAGCACCCTTGAACAGAGATTTGGCACCCTCATTCTTAAGGATTTGGGAGAATGCATCGAACGAGCTCTTGTACTTCACTGCCTCACCAGATGTCATCATCATTCTTCTTCTAACTGTGTCAATAGGGTAGGAAGCAAGACCAGCACCATTGGTGATAAGCCACCCAAGAGCAAAGCTAGCAAAGAAACTATCCTGTAAACATCAAAAGATTACAAAAGGTCAATTTCTCGTAAGAGGATGTGAGAAGTCATATACCAACCACAACATCCTAATACCCAACTCTGAATTAACAGGCAACAACTTCCAAGTAATGCAAACAAACTAGCAATGGGAAAATACCAAAAGACTAACCTCCAACTTTCCAGTCAACAGCACTGGCTTCAAGGAGTCGTACATTCCGAAGTACAAACCACGGTACACGATGATACCAACACATGAAATGTTGAACCCACGGTACAACCCAGCAATTCCATCAGACTTAAGAGTCTTTTTGTAGACATCAATCAATCCATTGAACTGCCTGGCACCATCACCACCTCCTCCCTTTTTTGCAGCCTTGGCATCATTGGCAAGACGAGTACGAGCATAGTCAAGGGAGTAAACAAAGAGCAAAGAGGAAGCACCAGCTCCACCACCAGATGCAAGGTTTCCTGCAAACCACTTCCAGTAACCATCACGGTCCTTCTTGAAGTTGAAGAGTCTCTTGAAGTAGTCCTTAAACGCAAAGTTCAAGGCCTGTGGAACAACAATTATCAGTCAGCATTCCATATTTTCAAAAATCAACAGAAGAACCAGCACCCATATATTTTTATATGCATCAATTGCAGTATCAAATGCAAGTAAATGGCACACCTGAGTGGGGAAGTAACGAATGACATTAGCAGTGTTTCCTCTCCACAAAGAACTAAATCCTTCATCCTTAACTGTCCTCCCAAAACAATCTCCAATTCCCTTGTATGGTTCCGAGAGCCTACCAGCCTTAATCATCTCATCTTGGTTTTGGATCAAAAGCTTGACACGCTCAATAGGGGCAGCAGCAGTTTTCGACACAGCAGCAGAAACACCACCCATGAGGAAGTCAGTGGCAAAAGCTGCCAATCCTTTCTCTTGGGGAGCTTGCACAAACACTGGTGAAGCATTTGCGGAAATCAATGAGAGATCCTGTGTGTTTTGGCACGTCTGTAGTCCTGCATTAGAGTATGCAAAACGTCTCTGATAGAGAGCAGGCCTTTGAATGCCCCCATAGCGAGCATGGACATCCTGGGAAAGACTGGAGCTCAGATGCATCTGCTTAGCTGCCTTTTGAAAAACAGTTGGGTGCTGGTTCTCTGCCATTGCCACCTAGAATAAACTCCTGCAAAGATGAAGCAATGGACTTAGGTATCTACTCTTAACCTCAACAATTCTTTTATAAAGATTTATAACAGAAAATTTAAATTAGTCTTAACCACCAAAGATATGAAAGCCTCTAACAAATACCCAGTTGAATTCAGCTAAAGTGTATTCCCACTCACCTTGGGAACTCAAGGGAGCAGAATTCACTAATGTAAGAACAAAGATAATTATTACACTATATCAAAGAGACCTAATTTCTTCCATTTCACGCTTTTTAAAAATGGTACTTTCCCTTTCTACTAAAATTGTATATGAATACCGTCTTTCTTGATTCTCAATGGCAATCAAACCAAGTAAACCCATGATGCTTGCAATTACTCTCTAACCACAGGAAATATTTACAAAGAATTGATTTAAAAATGAGAAGATAGAGGTAATTTATCATTAGATGCACTGTTCAAAAGATCACTACTCCCTCCAATTTATATAGCACTCTATACATTTTAGGACATCCAAATTTTTTAAACTTCCATTTTATATAacttttaagaatccaaattcatTCAGCTATCTATATGTTGTACTTTAAAGTGACGTTTTCTTTATGAAGCttttcaaatattattttaataatGATTGATCTTATAACAGTAAATGATGCAGTTCACTTTAATCCACACTGAGCAGTGACTGGCCCAACCCAAATGAAGGCCCATAGTAAAGCTTGTCTACATATACAGTAACGAAGAATAACCACAATGATTAAATGATAAGGTCAAACCGGAATATTTCTGAACTAGTACATAAAATACATAAACCAAATCACAAGTCTGACAACATAACTTGTAAACACAAATTCCAAATCATTTACAATAATAACAATATATAATCAATATATAATCTTAGAAAGAACATTAGTTTGATATACTCTGGAAAACAGCTGAACATCTAGGCACACAAACAAATGCCAAAACTCATTTTCTTAACTCTACCAGATTTACCTACCTTTAGTAGGTACTTCACTAACAGAATACTAGTAGATTTTAAACCAGATAAATGATCTTTATAAACTACATATCATAAACACCAGCCCACACTAAGCGTTGACCAAACATAGATAGTAGACACCAGACCGCAGTAAGCGTTGACCAGATCTACTACAGTGTGTGTATGTATAGCTTTTTCAAGAACAAACAAACGCCAAGTCCTACttcttttactttattaaatGCCCCTAGCTATATTATATACTTCAGCAACCGCATTCTATATTTTAAACAAGACAACATAATTTAATCATAAGCGTTGACCAGATCTACAGAGACATCGATCCTACAACCAAAAACACGGCAACCAGCACTGTAAAACACGAATCAGATCGATAAAACCTTAGATCCACAAACCTACAATCCATTTCCAATAAACACACATACAGATCTATAAAAGAAAACTCAAAATCTACACAAAACAAACCTTGCAGAAAAGTGAAATGCTGATTTAT
Coding sequences:
- the LOC132626554 gene encoding ADP,ATP carrier protein, mitochondrial, which translates into the protein MAENQHPTVFQKAAKQMHLSSSLSQDVHARYGGIQRPALYQRRFAYSNAGLQTCQNTQDLSLISANASPVFVQAPQEKGLAAFATDFLMGGVSAAVSKTAAAPIERVKLLIQNQDEMIKAGRLSEPYKGIGDCFGRTVKDEGFSSLWRGNTANVIRYFPTQALNFAFKDYFKRLFNFKKDRDGYWKWFAGNLASGGGAGASSLLFVYSLDYARTRLANDAKAAKKGGGGDGARQFNGLIDVYKKTLKSDGIAGLYRGFNISCVGIIVYRGLYFGMYDSLKPVLLTGKLEDSFFASFALGWLITNGAGLASYPIDTVRRRMMMTSGEAVKYKSSFDAFSQILKNEGAKSLFKGAGANVLRAVAGAGVLAGYDKLQVIVFGKKYGSGGA